The DNA window CACCACCATATCCACCCGGTCAACGCCCTCATAAGAAGCAATGTCTCCCTGGCAGAAAGTCAGTTTTTTATAACCGTATTTCTTTGCCAGCGCACTGCATTTTTCAATCACATCTTCTTTCAGATCCAGTCCGACGATCCGTACATCGTACTGCTGCAGTTGATGCAGATAATAATACATTGCAAAGGTAAGATACGACTTGCCACATCCAAAATCCAGGATCGTCACTTCCCGGTCTTTCGAAAGCTTCGGTAAAATATCCTCGATAAATTCCAGAAAACGGTTGATCTGGCGGAATTTGTCATACCGGCTGTGTACAATTTTCCCCTCTCTGGTCATAACGCCCAGATCAATCAGAAATTCTACCGGTTTTCCCTCTTCCAGAATGTATCGTTTTTTCCGGTTATGGGACAACGCTTCCATACGAATCGGCTTGTCGCAAAGATTTCCCTCGATTTTTTTCTTTTTCTCCTTGATCGTGAGTTTTCCCTTCTTGCTCGAGAGGACATTCACACTTCCCAGTTCACTCTCCAGCTGCAACTGCCGGAAATCCGTGGTGATCCAGCCCTCTATGGCTTCCAGCAAACGCTCTTTTTCGTAATTTTCATGAATTTCCTTCGTACCTACAGTACTTGTACACTGAAAATACAGTTTGTCCTTCATAACTACGGGGCGAATCCGTATCTTGGACGCCCCTTCCTTTGTTCTCGCTCCGCTTATAATAATCTGGTGCAGATAGAGATCCAGATATATGCTCAATATTTTCTTCAGTTCTGTCATCTATATTCTCCTGCGGTCTTGCCGCTGATTCTTAATTATAATCTCCAAAAAACAGTTCCGGGTGTTCCCTTCTCTGTTTACTTTCTTATTCTAAAGGTTTTCCCTGTAAACCTCAACACCCAAATTTTATTTTTGTATTAAAGTTCTGTTAATAAAATCGTTTTCGTCTTCTGTGGCGGCTCCGTCTGCGGAACATCTCGTTAAATAAGATCACTCCAATCAGATCCCGAAGCCCCTCTTCCTCTCTTCTGTTTCCGCACGCACCCGGTCCGCCCTGATACGTTTCTTCTATTATAATAGCAGGGGTATTTCCTTCTTCCTCTTTCAGCACTTCCTGTTCAATCTTTCTGCAGATGTGTTCCATCATAAATTTGTCCGGATACTCGTCAAACATCATGCTGCCATCATACTCCATCCGGTCGCACTCCCGATCCACCTTCTCCTGGATCTTCGCTGCCCGGCGGGAATAAAAAGACCGCATCACCTGCAGATCTTTTTCCTGTGCCTGCTCCTGATCCAACGGCAACAAAAAGGGATACGCCATGTAAAAAGGAATGGGCTGCTCATACTGCATGCCATCCACCTCTTTCCTTTTTTATAATATATGCAGCGCCAAATTTTTATGCTATAGTAACCTCAAAAGCGGAATTCCGCTGATCATCACCAATCGGGTTCCGCATTATGTAAACTTATGGAGGTATTTTATGAAAATCAGACAGCAGCACGCCATCGCCCTTGCCATCGACGAACAGGAACGTCTTCTTCCCGCCATCCATAACGGCGAGGAAGTTCTTCAGCATACGGAACTATTATTAAAAGGACTCCGTCTCCTGGATGTCCCGATCCTGATCACCCAGCAGTACACCAAAGGACTGGGGATGTCCGCACCCTCTCTTTTTACAGCAGCCGGAACCGATTCCTGGCTCGAAAAGCGAACTTTCAGCTGCCTTGGCGATGAGATTATCCGCAAAACACTTCAGGACGCACACAAAAAACAGGTGATCATCTGTGGCGTGGAGGCTCATATCTGCGTGGAGCAGACTGTTTTGGATCTTCTGCACCTTGGATACGAAGTTTTTCTGCTCGCAGACTGTGTTTCTTCCAGAAAACCCTCCGATCAGGAGACCGCCATCCGCCGGATGGAACAGGCGGGCGCGGTTGTCACCAGTTATGAGGCGATTCTCTTTGAACTGATGGAGACTTCGATGCATCCGAAATTTAAGGAGATTTCTGCACTGATCAAATAAAGTGCCTGCGCCCTTAAAATAGATCTTCTGTGGCGGAACGCAAAACCGGGACAGCACCATTGTCTGGCTGCTGTCCCAGTTTTTCTTTCATTTCCTTTCGTCAAATCACATGCTTTCCTGTTCTTTCGTCATCTGCATATACGGCAACGGCTGATATCCCGCCTTTTTGTAGACTGCCACTGCCCGCTCGTTATCTTCTTCCACTTCCAGGCGGAACCGCACCGCCTGATCCTTGTATTTCTCATCAAGAAAACGGAAAAATGCTGTGCCGATTCCCAGCCCTCTCGCTTCTTCTTTCATATAAAGGTCTTCCACCCAGACGCACATACCGCCGTATTCGGTAGAATAACTCTTTGCCACCATGCTGTAACCCAGGATTTTCCCGTCTTCCTCAAAAATATAGCCTTCGATATACGGACACTCTCCCACACAGTCTTTTACATCCTGTCTCAGGATCTCATCCGGTGCTACATGGATCACTGCGGGCGAATCATAAAACACCCGCATCATCCCAACAACTTCTTCCATATCTTCCAACTGCATTGCACGAATCTTCATTTTTCTCTCCTTATCGCCTCTGACGTACCTTTCGTACTCCTTAACCTACATAAATCTTAACCTCTTCCAGACCTGCCGCCTGTGTCAGATACTGCACCACATCCGCGGCGATACACACCACATCCTCCTCATGGACAAAATCCGTGATGTTCGCATCAAACAGCATATTTCCCTGTGCCTCAAACTCCTCATCTTTATCCCAGAACAGCACAGCAACATCAAAATACGGATATACCGGGATCCGATACCCTGCATCTCCCTGCGGCAGTCTCGTACCGCCCAGTTTCTCACACGCCTCCTGCAATTCCTTCACATGCCCGGAAAACGTTCTGGTAAATGGTTCCAGAATCTGTTTCTGATAGGCACGTTCAAACGGATATACCCGTTTCACCTGACGGAACGGAACCAGCTCTCCTGCCGCCACCGGATGCTCTTTTGCATAGTAAAACATATTGTATGCCGTCATAGCCGTGTTAAATCCCGGCAGTTCCCCTCTGTCCGCAAACAGAATCTCTCCCGATCTGCGTGAAATCTTCAACGGCTGTCCCAGATACCGGAGATACAGCCAGTCCGCATCATGTTCTAGCTGAAACCGCTCGATCAGATCTTCCTGATCCATGGCAAGGAAGCGGTTTCTCCAGTCTTCCGTCACTTTCTCATAATTCGATTCATATTCTTTCGTCATTTTATCGCACCCTTTATACAGAAAATGCAGGCAAACTCGCTACCCGCATCTTTCCTGTTTCTAAACTTAGCTTCTATTTTATCTGACACTGCCTTATCTTTCGAATTTTTCACGACACCCGACAATGCTATCTCTTAATACAAGTATCTTGCATACGCTTCCAGATCAATATTGTTCTTATCAATCCACTGGAATCCGGAATCAATGTTTTTATCACTCTCCAGTTCCAGAGCTGCTCTTGCACCTGCTACGATGGTTGCATAACCCATACCATACGGATTCTGGCATACACTTCCGACTTCTTTACCATCCTCAATCGCTTTTTTCTGCGTATCGCCCATATCCACACCGATCATCTTAATGGAACGGTCGGAATAGTTGTCCAGAACGGAAAGCACTGCCTCGCTGGTTGCCTGATTTGTCGCATAATATCCTTTCAGATCCGGATATTTTTCCAGCACTGCTTCAATCGATTCTTCCGCTGTCGGATCATCATCTTTGGTCAACTGATAGTCTACACTTACCACACGGACATTCGGATGATTCTTTGTGATTTCTTCCTGAAAACCATCTACACGGTCTTTGCTGCTCTGAGAAAGCTGGATATGGGACATCACTGCCACCTCACCCTCATCTCCGATCGCTTCACACAGCTGTTTTGCCGCCTCTGCACCTGCTGCCTTATTATCCGTTCCGCAATATGCATACACCAGATCGTCATCGCTCTCCACACCGGAATCCAGTATCACAACCGGAATTCCATCTTCCTGTGCCGCCTCGAGCTGTGCCTGGCAGGAACTCATATCAACTGCTGACAGACATACCACCGCCGGATTCTCCGTCAGTACCATATCCAGGATATTGACCTGATCATCGACATCGCCTTCATCTTTCGGTCCCTCAATCGTACAGGTGATCGCATCGTCACCCTTGTATCCCAGATATTCATTCAGATCCAAAACAGCCTGTTCCATTCCTTTTTTCGCTGCTTTCCAGTAATCAGAGTCTGTGTTCTTGATCACCGCGGAGATTCTGCTGCCTTTTTCCATACGCAGACCGTCCACCGATGTATAATCAATATTCAGGCTGCTCTCTTCCGGAATCTCTGCTTTTTCTTCATCTGCATCTTCCTCGGAATCCTGCTTATCCTGTTCTTCCTGATTCTCTTCGTTCAGTTCGTCCTCATCCTCTGCCGGTTCTTTTTCCGCCGGTTCGTTGCTTTCGTTCTCTGCTTTATGAGTCTGATTTTCCGTCACCCGGTCTGTT is part of the Blautia faecicola genome and encodes:
- a CDS encoding class I SAM-dependent methyltransferase, whose amino-acid sequence is MTELKKILSIYLDLYLHQIIISGARTKEGASKIRIRPVVMKDKLYFQCTSTVGTKEIHENYEKERLLEAIEGWITTDFRQLQLESELGSVNVLSSKKGKLTIKEKKKKIEGNLCDKPIRMEALSHNRKKRYILEEGKPVEFLIDLGVMTREGKIVHSRYDKFRQINRFLEFIEDILPKLSKDREVTILDFGCGKSYLTFAMYYYLHQLQQYDVRIVGLDLKEDVIEKCSALAKKYGYKKLTFCQGDIASYEGVDRVDMVVTLHACDTATDYALAKAVGWGASVILSVPCCQHELNRQIHNEVMAPVFSYGVLKERIAALMTDGLRAQMLEQAGYDTQILEFIDMEHTPKNLLIRAVYTGKKKENDEQLRSCLDAFGLHPTLERLLKEGGREA
- a CDS encoding isochorismatase family protein; translated protein: MKIRQQHAIALAIDEQERLLPAIHNGEEVLQHTELLLKGLRLLDVPILITQQYTKGLGMSAPSLFTAAGTDSWLEKRTFSCLGDEIIRKTLQDAHKKQVIICGVEAHICVEQTVLDLLHLGYEVFLLADCVSSRKPSDQETAIRRMEQAGAVVTSYEAILFELMETSMHPKFKEISALIK
- a CDS encoding GNAT family N-acetyltransferase: MKIRAMQLEDMEEVVGMMRVFYDSPAVIHVAPDEILRQDVKDCVGECPYIEGYIFEEDGKILGYSMVAKSYSTEYGGMCVWVEDLYMKEEARGLGIGTAFFRFLDEKYKDQAVRFRLEVEEDNERAVAVYKKAGYQPLPYMQMTKEQESM
- a CDS encoding DUF3786 domain-containing protein; translation: MTKEYESNYEKVTEDWRNRFLAMDQEDLIERFQLEHDADWLYLRYLGQPLKISRRSGEILFADRGELPGFNTAMTAYNMFYYAKEHPVAAGELVPFRQVKRVYPFERAYQKQILEPFTRTFSGHVKELQEACEKLGGTRLPQGDAGYRIPVYPYFDVAVLFWDKDEEFEAQGNMLFDANITDFVHEEDVVCIAADVVQYLTQAAGLEEVKIYVG
- a CDS encoding ABC transporter substrate-binding protein is translated as MRRKIGRILVPVMAAMLVFGGCGNTTVVTDRVTENQTHKAENESNEPAEKEPAEDEDELNEENQEEQDKQDSEEDADEEKAEIPEESSLNIDYTSVDGLRMEKGSRISAVIKNTDSDYWKAAKKGMEQAVLDLNEYLGYKGDDAITCTIEGPKDEGDVDDQVNILDMVLTENPAVVCLSAVDMSSCQAQLEAAQEDGIPVVILDSGVESDDDLVYAYCGTDNKAAGAEAAKQLCEAIGDEGEVAVMSHIQLSQSSKDRVDGFQEEITKNHPNVRVVSVDYQLTKDDDPTAEESIEAVLEKYPDLKGYYATNQATSEAVLSVLDNYSDRSIKMIGVDMGDTQKKAIEDGKEVGSVCQNPYGMGYATIVAGARAALELESDKNIDSGFQWIDKNNIDLEAYARYLY